The Phragmites australis chromosome 15, lpPhrAust1.1, whole genome shotgun sequence genome window below encodes:
- the LOC133893271 gene encoding transcription factor bHLH148-like, which translates to MASSSSSADESGRKRKRDSATDGEQGPSSQPPSKWRTRRARETYSSKLYDALRLVRTGTSLAPARGSSRWSRAILARRRVRLPRASAAPPPPPPAASSRSAQPALARKARVLGRLVPGCRKLAFPALLAEVSDYIAALEMQVRAMNDIAQALSSVSAPGGSSPSTSRSS; encoded by the coding sequence ATGGCGTCGTCGTCCAGCTCGGCGGACGAGAGCGGCCGCAAGCGCAAGAGAGACTCCGCCACCGATGGCGAGCAGGGGCCGTCGTCTCAGCCTCCGTCCAAGTGGCGGACGCGCCGCGCGCGCGAGACCTACTCGTCCAAGCTCTACGACGCGCTGCGCCTCGTGCGCACCGGGACCAGCCTCGCCCCGGCGCGCGGCAGCTCGCGGTGGAGCCGCGCCATCCTCGCCCGCCGCCGCGTGCGCCTCCCTCGCGCGTCTGCCGCGCCCCCGCCTCCGCCCCCGGCCGCGAGCTCCAGGTCCGCGCAGCCGGCGCTGGCGAGGAAAGCGAGAGTGCTAGGCCGGCTGGTGCCAGGGTGCCGGAAGCTGGCGTTCCCGGCGCTCCTCGCCGAGGTGTCCGACTACATTGCCGCGCTGGAGATGCAGGTGCGCGCCATGAACGACATCGCGCAGGCCCTCTCGTCCGTCTCCGCCCCCGGCGGCTCCTCTCCGTCGACATCGCGATCCAGCTAG